Within Sphingobium sp. KCTC 72723, the genomic segment CCTATGAAGGGTTGATGGCGGCGCGCGACCGGATTATGGAATCCGCCGCCAGCTATCCGGGTCTGATCAACGTCGACAGCGATTATAAGGAAACCAAGCCGCAGATGCGGATCGAAACCGATCTGGCGCGGGCAGGTGATCTGGGCGTGTCGGTCAACGATGTCAGCCAGGCGTTGCAAAGCCTGTTGGGGTCGCGCCGCGTCACCACCTATGTCGACCGTGGCGAGGAATATCGCGTGCTGGTGCAGGCGGAGCGCGAAGGGCGTGAGACGCAGGCGGATCTGGAACGCATACAGGTGCGCAGCCGCACCGGTGCTCTGGTGCCGCTGTCGGCGCTGGTGACTGTGCGCGAAGTGGCCGGGCCGCGTCAGCTCAACCGTTACAACAAGCTGCGCTCGATCACGCTGACCGCCGCGCTTGCCCCCGGCACGTCGCTGGGCGAGGCTTTGACCTTCCTGGAAAATGAGGCGCGCCAGTCGCCCGAAGTGCTGGCGATCGGCTATCGCGGCGAAAGCCAGTCGCTGCGCGAAACCGGCGGGTCGATCTGGCTGATCTTCGGCCTGACCATCCTGATCGTCTACCTGTTGCTGGCGGCGCAGTTTGAAAGTTTCATCCACCCCGGCATCATCATCGCGACGGTGCCTCTGGCCGTGGCGGGCGGCGTGCTGGGCTTGATCGTGACCGGCGGGTCGATCAATCTCTACAGCCAGATCGGCATCGTCATGCTGGTGGGGCTGGCGGCCAAGAACGGCATCCTGATCGTGGAATTCGCCAACCAGTTGCGTGACGAGGGGATGGAGATTGCGCAGGCGATCCGCGAAGCGGCGACTCGTCGTCTGCGTCCCATTTTGATGACGTCGATAGCGACCGTCATCGGTGCGGTGCCGCTGGTGCTGCGCGGCGGGGCGGGGGCGGCGGCGCGCCATTCGATCGGCGTTGTCGTGGTGTTCGGCGTATCGATGGCGACGCTGATCACGCTGTTCCTGATCCCGATATTCTATTCGCGTGTTGCGAAGCGCACGGTTTCTCCGCAAACCGTCGGCCGCAAGCTGGATTCGGCGCTCAGGGATTCGCCTGATCCTGCGGAATGAACGGGTTGCCCGATGGTGGAGAAGCGTTGCCGATGAATCAGATCGCGTCCCCTGGCCAGTTGCGCCTCGCCTATCTGCGCTGGGCGCTGGTGACTGTGCCGGTCATCGTGCTGCTGGGTTTTCTGTCGGGCAAATTCGCCAATAGCGGCTTTGGCAATCGCTGGTTCGATGCACTGGAAAAGCCTGCGCTGATGCCGCCGGGCTGGGCGTTCGGTGCGGCATGGACGGTGCTGTATATTCTGATGGGGCTGGCCTTTGCCATGATCCTTCATGCGCGTGGCGCACGGGGGCGGGGCGTGGCGATTGCGCTGTTCCTGGTCCAGCTGCTGCTCAACCTTGCCTGGTCGCCGCTCTTTTTCCGCGCGCATCAGATTGGCAGCGCGCTGGCGCTGATCCTGATCCTGCTGCTGGTCGTTGCCGTAACGGCCCTGTCGTTTGCGCGGATTCGCCGGGTGGCGGGCCTGCTGCTGCTGCCTTATCTGGCGTGGCTGGCCTTTGCTTCCTTCCTCAATTATGAGATTGGCAGGCTTAATCCGGGCGCAGAGACCCTTGTCGCCCCGGCGCTCAAGACCCAGATATAAAGACGGGCGCATCGCGTGCGCCGCAAAGAGGATATGAGCAATGCAGAGCGAGAACCGCTTTTTCGACGATCTGGCCAAGCTGGTGAACGGCGCTGCCGGCACAGTGGCAGGCGTGACACGCGAATTTGAATCCAACGCGCGTGAGCGGGCGAAGGAATGGATTGGCGGACTGGAATTTGTGTCGCGTGAGGAATTCGACGCGGTCAAGGCGCTGGCCGCCGCCGCGCGGGAGGAAGTCGAACTGCTCAAGGCGCGGATCGACGCGCTGGAAGGCAAGGGCGGCGCTGTAAAATCGGCGGATTGATCCATCTGTCCTTTCGCCGCACGCGGTGATAAGGCGCGCCGATGATGGACAGCGACGAGTTTGAACATGGCGGCCAGGAAGCCGCGCCGATCGACATGCTGGCAGCCTATTTCGAGGCGCATGGTTGGACGTTCGAGCAGGTGGGCGAGGATGAGATCGTTGCGAACACGCAGGGGTCGTGGGCGCAATATGAGTTGCGTGGTATCTGGCGCGACGAAGATCAGGTGCTGCAACTGCTCGCGCTGCCCGACATCAGGGTGACCGACGAAAAGCGGGCGACCATCTATGAAACGCTGGGCCTGATCAACGAACAGCTGTGGCTGGGCCATTTCGAGCTTTGGTCGTCGAGCGGGATCATATTGTTCCGCCACGGCGCGCTCCTGGGCGTGGGTGGCACGTTGACGCTGGATCAGGCGCAATTGCTGGTCGAAACTGCAATCGATGAATGCGAACGCTTCTATCCCGTGTTTCAGTTCGTGCTGTGGGGCGGCAAAAGCCCGACCGAGGCAATTGCCGCCAGCCTGATCGAAACACGCGGCGAAGCCTGAGGGCGGGCATGGCGACGCTTTGGCCCGATCATCTTTTCCTCGTCGGTTGCGGCAATATGGCGGGTCAGATGCTGGCGCGCTGGCTGGATTGCGGGCTTGATCCGGCGCGGGTGACGGTGTTGCGACCCAGTGGCAAGACGGTGGCCGACGGCGTGCGGGTAGTGACGGATTACCCTGTCGCTTTGCCTGCCGGCACGACGATCCTTCTGGGGATGAAGCCTTACCAGATTGACGATGTGGCCGCCGCGCTCGCGCCGCTGAGCGACGCCACCATGCAGATCGTGTCGATATTGGCCGGAACGCCGCTGGCGGACCTGCGCACGCGCTTCCCGGCGGTGCGGGATATCGTGCGCGCCATGCCCAACCTGCCTGTGGGATTGGGGGAGGGCGTGACGGCGCTTTACGCCGATGATGGCACGTCCAACATCGCAAGAGCCAGCATCGACGCACTGATCCGGCCTTTGGGTCTGGCGGAATGGATGGACGCGGAATCGCTGTTCAATCAGGTGACGGCCCTGTCCGGCTGTGGCCCCGCTTTCCTGTTTCGTTTCATCGACGCGCTGGCGCAGGCGGGGGAAGCGCTGGGCATCCCGGCGGATCAGGCCGCGCGCATGGCACTGGCCACGGTGCAGGGGTCGGCAAACATGGCCGCGCGCGCAAGCGATGGCCCCGGCGTGCTGGCCGACCGCGTCGCCAGCCCCGGCGGCATGACGCGCGAGGGTATGAACATCCTCGACGCCGACGACCGGCTGCTGACCCTGTTGATCGACACGTTGACCGCCGCGCGCGATCGTGGCGAAGCGATGGCCCGCAAGGCCTAGCCGCTTCTTTTCCTTCTCCCCGGAGCCATCCTCATGCTGTCCCCCGACACCCCCATTCTGTTGCTCACCACCGGCGGCACGATCGACAAGGTCTATTTCGACGCGCTTTCCGACTATCAGGTCGGCGAAACGGTGGTGGGCCGCCTGCTGGACGTGGCGCGGGTGAAACGGCCTTTCCGGGTCGAGGAAGTGGCGCGCAAGGACAGTCTGGAACTGGACGATGCAGATCGGGCGCTCATCTACGCGCGCGTGGCCGCCGCACCTGAAAACCATGTCATCATCACCCATGGCACCGACACGATGACCGATACGGCCAGGCAATTGGCCGACATCCCCGGCAAGACTGTAGTCCTGGTCGGTGCGCTGGCCCCCGCGCGCTTTGGCGAAAGTGATGCCAGCTTCAACCTAGGCATGGCCTTTGCGACGGTGCAGGTGGCACAGCCGGGCATCTATATCACGATGAGCGGTTCGGTATTTCCCGCCGATCAGGTCATCAAGGATCGCGCCAAAGGGGCGTTCGTTCCCGTCGCACAATAGCCGCATCGGAACATTGCGGGCCTGCTGCGCATTCTCCCCCTCATATTTGGGTAAAGAGGAGGAGAGAGACATGGCCGATTATCAGGAACGTCCCACAACGACGACGACCGTGATCGAAAAGCGCAGCGGCGGCGGCATGACGTTCGTCATGCTGTTGCTCGTGATAGTCGTGGCAGTTGCCGCCTATTTCCTGATCAATGGTGAAAGCCGCAAGGACAGTGCCGTTGAAAGCGCCGCAACGCAGGTCGGACAAGCCGCCAGCGATGTAGGGGCCGCCGCCAAGGATGCGGTCAAGCCTGAGTAAGATCATAGGGGGTTCGCCCCCTCGACAGTCATAAAAAGGGGCGTTCCGACGGATCGGAACGCCCCTTTTTTGTTCAGATCGCGGCCGTCACTGGCCTGCCGATCCTGTTATCCCTCGACCTTGGCATATTTCGGCGCGGCTTCGTTGAGGATCGCCAGGATCTTCTTGAGCGCGGTCGGCTCGTCGGTTTCTTCCATCGCCGCCAGTTCGCGGGCGAGGCGGCTGGACGCCGCTTCAAAGATCTGACGTTCGGAATAGCTTTGTTCGGGCTGGTCGTCGGCCCGGAACAGGTCGCGCGTCACTTCGGCGATCGACACAAGGTCGCCCGAATTGATCTTCGCTTCATATTCCTGCGCACGACGCGACCACATGGTGCGCTTCACCTTGGGCTTGCCCTTGAGCGTTTCCATGGATTCTTCGAGCGTCTTGTTGGAGGACAGCTTGCGCATCCCCACGCCTTCGGCT encodes:
- a CDS encoding CarD family transcriptional regulator, which encodes MAAKALSFDVGDYVVYPKHGVGRVIELQKEQIAGMELELYVLRFEKERMTLRVPTNKAEGVGMRKLSSNKTLEESMETLKGKPKVKRTMWSRRAQEYEAKINSGDLVSIAEVTRDLFRADDQPEQSYSERQIFEAASSRLARELAAMEETDEPTALKKILAILNEAAPKYAKVEG
- a CDS encoding asparaginase domain-containing protein is translated as MLSPDTPILLLTTGGTIDKVYFDALSDYQVGETVVGRLLDVARVKRPFRVEEVARKDSLELDDADRALIYARVAAAPENHVIITHGTDTMTDTARQLADIPGKTVVLVGALAPARFGESDASFNLGMAFATVQVAQPGIYITMSGSVFPADQVIKDRAKGAFVPVAQ
- a CDS encoding TspO/MBR family protein, with the protein product MNQIASPGQLRLAYLRWALVTVPVIVLLGFLSGKFANSGFGNRWFDALEKPALMPPGWAFGAAWTVLYILMGLAFAMILHARGARGRGVAIALFLVQLLLNLAWSPLFFRAHQIGSALALILILLLVVAVTALSFARIRRVAGLLLLPYLAWLAFASFLNYEIGRLNPGAETLVAPALKTQI
- a CDS encoding YbjN domain-containing protein; this translates as MMDSDEFEHGGQEAAPIDMLAAYFEAHGWTFEQVGEDEIVANTQGSWAQYELRGIWRDEDQVLQLLALPDIRVTDEKRATIYETLGLINEQLWLGHFELWSSSGIILFRHGALLGVGGTLTLDQAQLLVETAIDECERFYPVFQFVLWGGKSPTEAIAASLIETRGEA
- a CDS encoding pyrroline-5-carboxylate reductase family protein — encoded protein: MATLWPDHLFLVGCGNMAGQMLARWLDCGLDPARVTVLRPSGKTVADGVRVVTDYPVALPAGTTILLGMKPYQIDDVAAALAPLSDATMQIVSILAGTPLADLRTRFPAVRDIVRAMPNLPVGLGEGVTALYADDGTSNIARASIDALIRPLGLAEWMDAESLFNQVTALSGCGPAFLFRFIDALAQAGEALGIPADQAARMALATVQGSANMAARASDGPGVLADRVASPGGMTREGMNILDADDRLLTLLIDTLTAARDRGEAMARKA
- a CDS encoding accessory factor UbiK family protein, with the translated sequence MQSENRFFDDLAKLVNGAAGTVAGVTREFESNARERAKEWIGGLEFVSREEFDAVKALAAAAREEVELLKARIDALEGKGGAVKSAD